Proteins encoded together in one Aquipuribacter hungaricus window:
- a CDS encoding DUF3017 domain-containing protein — protein MVAVLCGVALAAWLTAAEGYLAGGLTLSGACAVAALLRLVLPTSWVGTLAVRRPLLDVLLLTALSVTVAVLTLSVPLPRP, from the coding sequence ATGGTCGCCGTGCTCTGCGGGGTGGCCCTGGCCGCCTGGCTCACCGCCGCCGAGGGCTACCTCGCCGGGGGCCTCACCCTGTCGGGGGCGTGCGCGGTCGCGGCGCTGCTCCGCCTCGTCCTGCCGACGTCGTGGGTGGGGACCCTGGCGGTGCGCCGGCCCCTGCTGGACGTGCTGCTGCTCACGGCGCTGTCGGTGACGGTCGCCGTCCTTACCCTCAGCGTCCCGCTGCCCCGCCCCTGA
- the purH gene encoding bifunctional phosphoribosylaminoimidazolecarboxamide formyltransferase/IMP cyclohydrolase, producing MTSQPSAPASTDPAGGRRAVRRALVSVYDKQGLEELARRLHGAGVEIVSTGSTAARVAAAGVPVTPVEQVTGFPECLDGRVKTLHPAVHAGLLADSRRPEHLAQLDELGIAAFDLVVVNLYPFAATVASGAAPDEVVEQIDIGGPAMVRSSAKNHPTVAVVVDPARYDEVLAAVEGGGFTLAQRTSLAAAAFAHTAAYDTAVASWFAQQVADQAGAGDDPAAGGPAAPAFAGTTGALVSTLRYGENPHQRAAVYRTGERAGLAGATQLHGKAMSYNNFVDTDAAVRAAADHDAPAVAIIKHANPCGIAVAAPGAGDPVADAHARAHACDPVSAFGGVVAANRPVTRAMAAQLAEVFTEVVAAPAFDDDALEVLTAKKNVRLLVVEPAPREASAQEWRRIDGGLLVQQVDLVDAPGDTPSGWTLAAGPALDDAGLADLEFAWRAVRAVKSNAILLARDGASVGIGMGQVNRVDSCRLAVERAGAERARGSVAASDAFFPFADGVQVLLDAGVRAVVQPGGSVRDAEVVAAVEAAGATMYLTGVRHFAH from the coding sequence GTGACCTCCCAGCCCTCCGCGCCGGCCAGCACCGACCCCGCCGGGGGACGCCGCGCCGTGCGCCGCGCCCTCGTCAGCGTCTACGACAAGCAGGGCCTGGAGGAGCTGGCGCGGCGGCTGCACGGGGCGGGCGTCGAGATCGTCTCCACCGGGTCGACGGCCGCCCGCGTCGCCGCCGCCGGTGTCCCCGTGACGCCCGTCGAGCAGGTCACCGGGTTCCCCGAGTGCCTCGACGGCCGCGTGAAGACGCTGCACCCCGCCGTCCACGCCGGCCTGCTCGCCGACAGCCGCCGGCCCGAGCACCTGGCGCAGCTGGACGAGCTCGGCATCGCCGCCTTCGACCTCGTCGTGGTCAACCTCTACCCGTTCGCGGCGACCGTGGCCTCCGGTGCGGCGCCCGACGAGGTCGTCGAGCAGATCGACATCGGCGGCCCTGCCATGGTCCGGTCCTCGGCCAAGAACCACCCGACCGTGGCCGTGGTCGTCGACCCCGCCCGCTACGACGAGGTCCTCGCCGCGGTCGAGGGCGGCGGGTTCACCCTGGCCCAGCGGACCTCGCTGGCCGCGGCGGCGTTCGCCCACACCGCCGCCTACGACACCGCGGTCGCGTCGTGGTTCGCCCAGCAGGTCGCCGACCAGGCCGGGGCGGGCGACGACCCGGCCGCCGGCGGCCCGGCCGCCCCAGCGTTCGCCGGCACCACCGGCGCCCTGGTCAGCACCCTGCGGTACGGCGAGAACCCCCACCAGCGCGCCGCGGTCTACCGCACGGGGGAGCGCGCCGGCCTCGCGGGCGCCACCCAGCTGCACGGCAAGGCGATGTCGTACAACAACTTCGTCGACACCGACGCCGCCGTCCGCGCCGCCGCCGACCACGACGCCCCCGCGGTGGCCATCATCAAGCACGCCAACCCGTGCGGCATCGCCGTCGCCGCCCCTGGCGCCGGGGACCCGGTCGCCGACGCCCACGCCCGCGCGCACGCCTGCGACCCGGTGAGCGCCTTCGGCGGTGTCGTCGCCGCCAACCGGCCCGTCACCCGCGCCATGGCCGCCCAGCTCGCCGAGGTGTTCACCGAGGTCGTCGCCGCGCCGGCCTTCGACGACGACGCGCTCGAGGTGCTCACCGCCAAGAAGAACGTCCGGCTGCTCGTCGTCGAGCCCGCCCCCCGCGAGGCGTCCGCGCAGGAGTGGCGCCGCATCGACGGCGGGCTGCTCGTCCAGCAGGTCGACCTCGTCGACGCCCCCGGCGACACCCCGTCCGGCTGGACGCTCGCCGCGGGCCCCGCGCTGGACGACGCCGGTCTCGCCGACCTGGAGTTCGCCTGGCGCGCGGTGCGCGCGGTGAAGTCCAACGCCATCCTGCTGGCCCGCGACGGCGCCTCGGTCGGCATCGGGATGGGCCAGGTCAACCGCGTCGACTCCTGCCGGCTCGCGGTGGAGCGGGCCGGGGCGGAGCGCGCCCGCGGCTCGGTCGCCGCCTCCGACGCCTTCTTCCCCTTCGCCGACGGGGTGCAGGTCCTCCTGGACGCCGGCGTGCGTGCCGTCGTCCAGCCCGGCGGGTCCGTCCGAGACGCCGAGGTCGTCGCCGCGGTCGAGGCGGCCGGCGCGACGATGTACCTCACCGGTGTCCGGCACTTCGCCCACTGA
- the purN gene encoding phosphoribosylglycinamide formyltransferase produces MPRLVVLASGTGSLFARLAEAVAAGEVPAELVALVTDRPCAAVDRAAALGVPAHVVAPADHDGRAAWDAALAARLVDLRPDWLVSAGFMRILGPAVLAAFPQRILNTHPALLPSFPGAHAVRDALAHGVRVSGCTVHLVDAGTDTGPVLAQEAVPVLPDDDEDSLHERIKVVERDLLVRVTAGVLASGVDVDGRRATWHPAAG; encoded by the coding sequence GTGCCCCGACTCGTCGTCCTCGCCTCCGGGACCGGCAGCCTGTTCGCCCGCCTGGCCGAGGCGGTCGCGGCGGGGGAGGTGCCCGCCGAGCTGGTCGCCCTGGTCACCGACCGGCCGTGCGCCGCCGTCGACCGTGCGGCCGCGCTCGGCGTCCCCGCCCACGTGGTGGCCCCGGCCGACCACGACGGGCGCGCCGCCTGGGACGCCGCGCTGGCCGCGCGGCTGGTCGACCTGCGGCCGGACTGGCTGGTCAGCGCCGGCTTCATGCGCATCCTCGGGCCCGCGGTGCTCGCGGCCTTCCCGCAGCGCATCCTCAACACCCACCCGGCCCTGCTGCCGTCGTTCCCCGGCGCCCACGCGGTCCGTGACGCCCTGGCCCACGGCGTGCGGGTGTCCGGCTGCACCGTGCACCTGGTCGACGCCGGCACCGACACCGGCCCGGTGCTGGCGCAGGAGGCGGTCCCCGTGCTGCCCGACGACGACGAGGACTCCCTGCACGAGCGGATCAAGGTCGTCGAGCGCGACCTGCTCGTCCGGGTCACCGCCGGGGTGCTCGCCTCGGGCGTGGACGTCGACGGACGGCGTGCGACCTGGCACCCGGCCGCTGGCTAG